One genomic window of Columba livia isolate bColLiv1 breed racing homer chromosome 9, bColLiv1.pat.W.v2, whole genome shotgun sequence includes the following:
- the PFN2 gene encoding profilin-2 isoform X2, producing MAGWQSYVDNLMCDGCCQEAAIVGYCDAKYVWAATAGGIFQSITPVEIDMIVGKDREGFFTNGLTLGAKKCSVIRDSLYVDGDCTMDIRTKSQGGEPTYNVAVGRAGRALVIVMGKEGVHGGTLNKKAYELALYLRRSDV from the exons ATGGCCGGCTGGCAGAGCTACGTGGACAACCTGATGTGCGATGGCTGCTGCCAGGAGGCCGCCATTGTGGGCTACTGCGACGCCAAGTACGTCTGGGCAGCCACGGCCGGCGGCATCTTCCAGAGCATCACG CCGGTAGAAATAGATATGATTGTAGGAAAAGACCGAGAGGGTTTCTTCACCAATGGTCTGACCCTTGGTGCGAAGAAGTGCTCTGTGATCAGAGATAGCCTGTATGTCGATGGCGACTGCACAATGGACATCAGGACAAAGAGTCAAGGTGGTGAGCCAACGTACAACGTTGCTGTAGGCAGAGCTGGCCGAG CATTGGTTATAGTCATGGGAAAGGAAGGTGTCCATGGAGGGACACTCAACAAGAAAGCGTATGAACTGGCTTTATACCTGAGGAGGTCTGACGTCTGA
- the PFN2 gene encoding profilin-2 isoform X1, giving the protein MAGWQSYVDNLMCDGCCQEAAIVGYCDAKYVWAATAGGIFQSITPVEIDMIVGKDREGFFTNGLTLGAKKCSVIRDSLYVDGDCTMDIRTKSQGGEPTYNVAVGRAGRVLVFVMGKEGVHGGGLNKKAYSMAKYLRDSGF; this is encoded by the exons ATGGCCGGCTGGCAGAGCTACGTGGACAACCTGATGTGCGATGGCTGCTGCCAGGAGGCCGCCATTGTGGGCTACTGCGACGCCAAGTACGTCTGGGCAGCCACGGCCGGCGGCATCTTCCAGAGCATCACG CCGGTAGAAATAGATATGATTGTAGGAAAAGACCGAGAGGGTTTCTTCACCAATGGTCTGACCCTTGGTGCGAAGAAGTGCTCTGTGATCAGAGATAGCCTGTATGTCGATGGCGACTGCACAATGGACATCAGGACAAAGAGTCAAGGTGGTGAGCCAACGTACAACGTTGCTGTAGGCAGAGCTGGCCGAG tcttGGTCTTTGTAATGGGCAAAGAAGGGGTCCATGGAGGCGGATTGAATAAGAAGGCATACTCAATGGCAAAATACTTGAGAGACTCTGGGTTCTAG